The proteins below are encoded in one region of Sphingobium yanoikuyae:
- a CDS encoding TIGR00730 family Rossman fold protein, whose amino-acid sequence MTKKEIEERKFRPARQEADDARKAIETPQTSSAAYKLAFQDNEFLLREDLRPVRFQLELLKPQLLMDEARIESTFVFYGSARIPEPDQVQARIDAATTPEQKKIAENLGKKARYYEEARKLARIAAQYPVNAAGCRHFVVCSGGGPSIMEAANRGAVDVGQTTIGMNIVLPHEQAPNLFVTPELSFQFHYFALRKMHFLLRARALAVFPGGFGTFDEMFELLTLIQTGKMKPIPILLFGKDFWNKVVDFEALADEGVISHNDLNLLTWVETAEDAWAAVQDFYHDSEAPGCG is encoded by the coding sequence ATGACCAAGAAAGAAATTGAAGAACGCAAATTCCGCCCCGCACGCCAGGAAGCGGACGACGCCAGGAAGGCGATCGAAACCCCCCAGACCAGCAGCGCCGCCTACAAGCTCGCCTTCCAGGACAATGAGTTCCTGCTGCGCGAGGATCTGCGCCCGGTGCGCTTCCAGCTCGAATTGCTGAAACCCCAGTTGCTGATGGACGAGGCGCGGATCGAATCCACCTTCGTCTTCTACGGCTCCGCCCGCATTCCCGAACCCGATCAGGTCCAGGCGCGGATCGACGCGGCCACCACGCCTGAACAGAAGAAGATTGCCGAAAATCTGGGCAAGAAGGCCCGCTATTATGAGGAAGCACGCAAGCTGGCGCGGATCGCGGCGCAATATCCGGTCAACGCCGCCGGTTGCCGTCACTTCGTCGTCTGCTCGGGCGGCGGCCCCTCGATCATGGAAGCGGCCAATCGCGGCGCGGTCGATGTCGGCCAGACCACGATCGGCATGAACATCGTGCTGCCGCATGAACAGGCGCCCAACCTGTTCGTCACGCCGGAACTGAGCTTCCAGTTCCACTATTTCGCGCTGCGCAAGATGCATTTCCTGCTGCGCGCCCGCGCGCTCGCGGTCTTCCCCGGCGGCTTCGGCACGTTCGACGAGATGTTCGAACTGCTGACCCTGATCCAGACCGGCAAGATGAAGCCGATCCCGATCCTGCTGTTCGGCAAGGATTTCTGGAACAAGGTGGTGGATTTCGAGGCGCTGGCCGATGAGGGTGTGATTTCGCACAATGACCTCAACCTGCTGACCTGGGTCGAGACGGCCGAGGATGCCTGGGCCGCGGTGCAGGACTTCTATCACGACAGCGAAGCGCCCGGCTGCGGCTGA
- a CDS encoding pyrimidine 5'-nucleotidase has translation MRADLAHVDTWIFDLDNTLYPAKADLFALIDVKMGEYIQGLLGCDPAEARIVQKRYFMEHGTTLSGLMHHHGIEPREFLDYVHDISMERLAVDAALNAHIAALPGRRLIFTNGDATYAGRVLDRLGLAGAFELIHDIHACRYVPKPDPSGYAELCSVHAVDPTRAAFFEDMARNLKPAKAIGMTTIWVNNGSEAGNHDHHPDFIDYETDHLTPFLADIFGERP, from the coding sequence ATGCGCGCGGACCTGGCCCATGTCGACACCTGGATCTTCGATCTGGACAATACGCTCTATCCGGCGAAGGCGGACCTGTTCGCGCTGATCGACGTGAAGATGGGCGAATATATCCAGGGCCTGTTGGGCTGCGACCCGGCCGAGGCGCGGATCGTCCAGAAACGCTATTTCATGGAACATGGCACGACCCTGTCGGGGCTGATGCACCATCATGGCATCGAGCCGCGCGAATTTCTCGACTATGTCCATGACATATCGATGGAGCGGCTGGCGGTCGATGCCGCCCTCAACGCCCATATCGCCGCCCTGCCCGGCCGCCGCCTGATCTTCACCAATGGCGATGCCACCTATGCCGGCCGCGTGCTCGACCGGCTGGGCCTCGCCGGCGCGTTCGAGCTGATCCACGACATCCATGCCTGCCGCTATGTGCCCAAGCCCGATCCGTCGGGCTATGCCGAACTGTGCAGCGTCCACGCCGTCGACCCGACCCGCGCTGCCTTTTTCGAGGACATGGCGCGCAACCTCAAGCCCGCAAAGGCGATCGGCATGACCACCATCTGGGTCAATAACGGGTCGGAAGCCGGCAATCACGACCATCATCCCGATTTCATCGATTATGAAACCGACCATCTGACGCCGTTCCTGGCGGATATTTTTGGGGAAAGACCATGA
- a CDS encoding ATP phosphoribosyltransferase regulatory subunit — MTMIPPGLLPEGLSDRLPPQAEASARLARRVLDTVATHGYERVMPPLAEFEDTLTQRLKSMRAQDLVRAVDPVSQRTLAFRPDMTAQVGRIAATRLRSAPRPLRLSYAGPVIRQKASQLRPEREKMQLGAELIGSDSAAAAVEIVNIAIEALTAAGVTGITIDFTLPDLIDALAAGPLPLGAEELEAVRAELDAKDAGALVAISPAAAAYLPLIEATGPFHAAMERLEAFSASLGGAIDSRIAGLRAIAKPIGWDITLTLDPTERHGFEFQNWFGFSIFAEGFIGEVGRGGSYAIARAGETDEPAMGFSLYPDPLIDAGFGDERPRRLFLPVGHDVVRAAALRAEGWHTVAALADGEDGAAQRCSHWLDGGEPRAY; from the coding sequence ATGACCATGATCCCGCCCGGCCTTCTTCCTGAAGGACTTTCCGATCGCCTGCCGCCGCAGGCCGAAGCTTCCGCGCGCCTGGCGCGCCGCGTGCTCGATACGGTCGCGACCCATGGCTATGAGCGGGTCATGCCGCCGCTGGCGGAGTTCGAGGATACGCTGACCCAGCGGCTCAAGTCGATGCGCGCGCAGGATCTGGTCCGTGCCGTCGACCCGGTGTCGCAGCGCACTTTGGCCTTCCGCCCCGACATGACCGCGCAGGTCGGTCGCATCGCCGCCACCCGCCTGCGCAGCGCGCCGCGTCCGTTGCGCCTGTCCTATGCCGGGCCGGTGATCCGCCAGAAGGCGAGCCAGTTGCGCCCCGAGCGCGAGAAGATGCAGCTGGGCGCCGAACTGATCGGCAGCGACAGCGCCGCCGCCGCGGTCGAGATCGTCAACATCGCGATCGAGGCGCTGACTGCCGCCGGCGTCACCGGCATCACCATCGATTTCACCTTGCCCGACCTGATCGACGCGCTGGCTGCTGGTCCGTTGCCGCTGGGGGCAGAGGAACTGGAAGCCGTGCGCGCCGAACTGGACGCCAAGGATGCCGGCGCGCTGGTGGCGATCAGCCCGGCCGCCGCCGCCTATCTGCCGCTGATCGAGGCGACTGGCCCGTTCCACGCCGCGATGGAACGGCTGGAGGCGTTCAGCGCCAGCCTGGGTGGCGCCATAGACAGCCGCATCGCGGGCCTGCGCGCGATCGCCAAGCCGATCGGCTGGGACATCACCCTGACCCTCGACCCGACCGAACGGCACGGTTTCGAATTCCAGAACTGGTTCGGCTTCTCCATCTTTGCCGAGGGCTTCATCGGTGAGGTCGGCCGTGGCGGCAGCTATGCCATTGCTCGTGCTGGCGAAACGGATGAGCCCGCCATGGGCTTTTCGCTCTATCCCGATCCGCTGATCGACGCGGGCTTTGGCGACGAGCGGCCCAGGCGCCTGTTCCTGCCGGTCGGCCATGATGTCGTGCGCGCGGCCGCGCTGCGGGCCGAGGGCTGGCACACGGTTGCGGCCCTGGCGGACGGCGAAGATGGCGCGGCCCAGCGCTGCTCGCACTGGCTGGATGGCGGCGAGCCCCGCGCCTACTGA
- the serA gene encoding phosphoglycerate dehydrogenase, which yields MPKVLISDKMDPRAAAIFRERGVEVDVITGQTPEELAAMIGAYDGLAIRSSTKVTKAILDAATNLKVIGRAGIGVDNVDIPAASAQGVIVMNTPFGNSITTAEHAIALMFALARQIPEANAQTQQGLWPKNGFMGVEVTGKTLGLIGAGNIGSIVASRALGLKMKVVAFDPFLTPERAVEMGVEKADLDTLLAKADFITLHTPLTDQTRNILSKENLAKTKKGVRIVNCARGGLIDEAALKEALDSGHVAGAALDVFQTEPAKESPLFGTPNFICTPHLGASTDEAQVNVALQVAEQLSDYLLDGGITNALNVPSLSAEEAPKLKPYMALAEKLGSLIGQLEGDAITGVAVEVEGHAAELNQKPITAAVLAGLMRVYSDTVNMVNAPFLAKERGLDVREVRHDREGDYQTLVRVTVSTEAGDKSVAGTLFGHAQPRLVELFGIKVEADLDGHMLYIVNQDAPGFIGRLGSKLGESDVNIGTFHLGRRNQGGEAVLLLSVDGTVTEPLRWAICNLAGVKQVKLLRFA from the coding sequence ATGCCCAAGGTTCTCATTTCCGACAAGATGGACCCCCGCGCCGCCGCGATCTTCCGCGAGCGTGGTGTCGAGGTCGACGTCATCACCGGCCAGACGCCGGAAGAACTGGCCGCGATGATCGGCGCCTATGACGGCCTCGCCATCCGCAGCTCGACCAAGGTCACCAAGGCGATCCTCGACGCCGCGACCAACCTCAAGGTCATCGGTCGCGCCGGCATCGGCGTCGACAATGTCGATATCCCGGCTGCATCGGCCCAGGGCGTGATCGTGATGAACACGCCATTCGGCAACTCGATCACCACCGCCGAACATGCCATCGCGCTGATGTTCGCGCTGGCCCGCCAGATCCCCGAAGCCAATGCCCAGACGCAGCAAGGCCTGTGGCCCAAGAACGGCTTCATGGGCGTGGAAGTGACCGGCAAGACGCTGGGCCTGATCGGCGCCGGCAATATCGGTTCGATCGTCGCCAGCCGCGCGCTCGGCCTCAAGATGAAGGTCGTTGCCTTCGATCCCTTCCTGACGCCCGAGCGCGCCGTGGAAATGGGCGTCGAAAAGGCCGATCTCGACACGCTGCTGGCCAAGGCCGACTTCATCACGCTGCACACGCCGCTGACCGACCAGACCCGCAACATCCTGTCGAAGGAAAATCTGGCCAAGACCAAGAAGGGCGTGCGTATCGTCAACTGTGCCCGTGGCGGCCTGATCGACGAAGCGGCGCTGAAGGAGGCGCTGGATTCGGGCCATGTCGCCGGCGCCGCGCTTGACGTGTTCCAGACCGAGCCCGCCAAGGAATCGCCGCTGTTCGGCACGCCGAACTTCATCTGCACCCCGCACCTGGGCGCATCGACCGACGAAGCGCAGGTCAATGTCGCGCTGCAGGTGGCTGAACAGCTCAGCGACTATCTGCTCGACGGTGGCATCACCAATGCGCTGAACGTGCCCAGCCTGTCGGCCGAGGAAGCGCCCAAGCTCAAGCCCTATATGGCGCTGGCTGAAAAGCTGGGCAGCCTGATCGGCCAGCTCGAAGGCGATGCCATCACCGGCGTCGCGGTCGAGGTCGAGGGCCATGCCGCCGAGCTGAACCAGAAGCCGATCACCGCCGCGGTGCTGGCCGGCCTGATGCGCGTCTATTCGGACACGGTGAACATGGTCAACGCGCCCTTCCTGGCGAAGGAGCGTGGTCTGGACGTGCGTGAAGTGCGCCATGACCGCGAGGGCGACTATCAGACGCTGGTGCGCGTCACCGTTTCGACCGAAGCGGGCGACAAGTCGGTGGCCGGCACGCTGTTCGGCCATGCCCAGCCGCGCCTGGTCGAACTGTTCGGCATCAAGGTCGAAGCCGATCTCGACGGCCACATGCTCTACATCGTCAACCAGGACGCGCCGGGCTTCATCGGCCGCCTGGGCTCGAAGCTGGGCGAGTCGGACGTCAATATCGGCACCTTCCACCTGGGCCGCCGCAACCAGGGCGGCGAAGCCGTGCTGCTGCTGTCGGTCGACGGCACCGTCACCGAACCGCTGCGCTGGGCGATCTGCAACCTCGCCGGCGTGAAGCAGGTGAAGCTGCTGCGCTTCGCGTAA
- the dapD gene encoding 2,3,4,5-tetrahydropyridine-2,6-dicarboxylate N-succinyltransferase, whose product MSQDLIAIIDAAWEDRANINLSTQGDVRQAVDKALALLDKGELRVAEPTEAGWQVNQWAKKAVLLSFRLNDNVMIDNGPGAGHWWDKVPSKFAGWDEAAFRAAGFRAVPGSFARAGSHIAKNVILMPSFVNIGAFVDEGTMVDTWVTVGSCAQIGKNVHLSGGVGIGGVLEPLQADPVIIEDDCFIGARSEVVEGVRIGKGSVLSMGVFIGQSTKIIDRATGEVFMGEVPPYSVVVPGSLPGKPLPDGTPGPSLYCAVIVKRVDAQTRSKTGINELLRD is encoded by the coding sequence ATGAGCCAAGACCTGATCGCGATCATCGACGCCGCCTGGGAGGACCGGGCCAACATCAACCTGTCGACCCAGGGCGACGTCCGGCAGGCAGTCGACAAGGCGCTGGCCCTGCTCGACAAGGGCGAACTGCGCGTCGCCGAGCCGACCGAAGCCGGCTGGCAGGTCAACCAGTGGGCGAAGAAGGCCGTGCTGCTCTCCTTCCGCCTCAACGACAATGTCATGATCGACAATGGTCCGGGCGCCGGCCACTGGTGGGACAAGGTGCCGAGCAAGTTCGCCGGCTGGGACGAGGCCGCCTTCCGCGCCGCCGGGTTCCGCGCCGTGCCGGGCAGCTTCGCCCGCGCCGGATCGCACATCGCCAAGAATGTCATCCTGATGCCCAGCTTCGTGAACATCGGCGCCTTCGTCGATGAAGGCACGATGGTCGACACCTGGGTGACGGTCGGCAGCTGCGCCCAGATCGGCAAGAATGTCCATCTGTCGGGCGGCGTCGGCATTGGCGGCGTGCTGGAACCGCTGCAGGCCGATCCGGTCATCATCGAGGATGACTGCTTCATCGGCGCCCGGTCGGAAGTGGTCGAGGGCGTGCGCATCGGCAAGGGGTCGGTGCTGTCGATGGGCGTGTTCATCGGCCAGTCGACCAAGATCATCGACCGCGCCACCGGCGAAGTGTTCATGGGTGAAGTGCCGCCCTACTCGGTCGTCGTCCCCGGCTCGCTGCCCGGCAAGCCGCTGCCCGACGGCACGCCCGGCCCCAGCCTCTATTGCGCCGTGATCGTCAAGCGCGTCGACGCGCAGACCCGGTCGAAGACCGGCATCAACGAACTGCTGCGCGACTAA
- the cobU gene encoding bifunctional adenosylcobinamide kinase/adenosylcobinamide-phosphate guanylyltransferase — protein MRSSLLVLGGARSGKSRHAQAAAEALPGAHVFIATAEIWDAEMADRIARHRADRGPEWETVEAPIELPGAIAAARGKIVLVDCLTLWASNLLLADRDGEAAADALCAAILAHDGAIILVANEVGLGIVPDNALARRFRDLAGTLNQRVAAVADRVVFVAAGLPLALKG, from the coding sequence ATGAGAAGCAGTCTGCTGGTGCTGGGCGGCGCGCGATCGGGCAAGAGCCGCCATGCCCAGGCAGCGGCGGAAGCGCTGCCCGGCGCGCACGTCTTCATCGCCACGGCCGAGATTTGGGACGCGGAAATGGCCGACCGGATCGCCCGGCACCGGGCCGATCGCGGGCCGGAATGGGAAACGGTGGAGGCGCCGATCGAGCTGCCGGGCGCGATCGCGGCGGCGCGGGGCAAGATCGTGCTGGTCGATTGCCTGACATTGTGGGCCAGCAATCTGCTGCTGGCGGATCGGGATGGCGAGGCGGCGGCCGACGCGCTCTGTGCCGCGATCCTGGCCCATGACGGGGCGATCATCCTGGTCGCCAATGAAGTGGGATTGGGCATCGTGCCCGACAATGCGCTGGCGCGGCGCTTTCGCGATCTGGCCGGGACATTGAACCAGCGGGTCGCGGCGGTGGCGGATCGGGTCGTTTTCGTCGCGGCCGGCCTGCCGCTCGCGCTCAAGGGGTGA
- the cbiB gene encoding adenosylcobinamide-phosphate synthase CbiB — MADPVALLALALDAVVGWPAALYRRVGHPVGSFARLIDHCAARWNDPARSALARKMGGIATLLLLLSVAGGGGWLVQYLLRLWLPQPWSWLLIGLLAYPALALRSLYSHVRAVHHALAADDLSTAREAVGMIVGRDTQSLDESGVTRAAIESLAESFCDGVVAPFFWLLLLGLPGVWAYKAVNTADSMIGHREAPWGPFGWAAARTDDLMNLIPARLAGCLLCLAGGGGWRVMWRDARNHASPNAGWPEAAMAGALDLRLAGPIRYDGVRHDKPWIGSGRSEADPLDLRWALAIYVQACLLLWLVAGLQALFAGDMI, encoded by the coding sequence ATGGCTGATCCGGTTGCGTTGCTGGCGCTCGCGCTCGATGCGGTGGTCGGCTGGCCGGCGGCACTTTATCGCCGGGTCGGCCATCCGGTCGGCAGCTTTGCGCGGCTCATCGATCATTGTGCCGCGCGTTGGAATGATCCGGCGCGTAGCGCTCTCGCCCGGAAAATGGGCGGGATTGCAACGTTGTTGCTTTTGCTGTCGGTGGCGGGCGGTGGCGGATGGCTGGTGCAGTATCTGCTCCGTCTCTGGTTGCCGCAGCCGTGGAGCTGGCTGCTGATCGGCCTGCTGGCCTATCCAGCGCTGGCGCTGCGCAGCCTCTATAGCCATGTCCGCGCAGTCCATCACGCGCTGGCGGCCGATGATCTGTCGACGGCGCGGGAGGCGGTCGGCATGATCGTCGGTCGCGATACGCAATCGCTCGATGAAAGCGGCGTGACCCGCGCCGCGATCGAGAGTCTGGCGGAAAGCTTCTGCGATGGCGTGGTCGCGCCCTTCTTCTGGCTGCTGTTGCTGGGCCTGCCGGGTGTGTGGGCCTATAAGGCGGTGAATACCGCCGACAGCATGATCGGCCATCGCGAAGCGCCCTGGGGGCCGTTCGGCTGGGCGGCGGCACGCACCGATGACCTGATGAACCTGATCCCGGCGCGACTGGCCGGTTGCCTGCTCTGTCTGGCCGGGGGGGGCGGCTGGCGGGTGATGTGGCGCGACGCGCGCAATCATGCCTCGCCCAATGCCGGCTGGCCCGAAGCGGCGATGGCCGGCGCACTCGACCTGCGGCTGGCCGGGCCGATCCGCTATGATGGCGTACGCCATGACAAGCCCTGGATCGGCAGCGGGCGAAGCGAGGCCGATCCGCTCGACCTGCGCTGGGCGCTGGCCATCTATGTTCAGGCCTGCCTGCTGCTCTGGCTGGTGGCCGGGCTGCAGGCGCTGTTTGCGGGAGACATGATATGA
- a CDS encoding extensin family protein, giving the protein MVERATKNSVWRSAALAATMASMLAACSGDLVPKGRVARASKPVKSARPATPPAPPPLETRQCFAKLQSQSVAFTPLPDQNFGGGCSAIGSVKLLDIGVPTSGLGAMTCNLAANFAAWSRYAVQPAARLILGAEIEKIETFGTYNCRPIAGSGKLSEHAHSNAIDVSAFVLSDGRRISVEKDWHGDKRTRQFLEVVHASACKRFNTVLSPDYNAAHHDHFHFDMGGRGGFCR; this is encoded by the coding sequence ATGGTAGAGCGGGCGACGAAAAATTCGGTATGGCGCAGCGCGGCCCTGGCCGCGACGATGGCGAGCATGCTGGCCGCCTGCAGCGGCGACCTGGTGCCCAAGGGCCGAGTCGCGCGTGCATCCAAGCCGGTGAAGAGCGCACGCCCGGCCACACCGCCCGCGCCGCCGCCGCTCGAAACCCGGCAATGTTTCGCCAAGCTGCAGTCCCAGTCGGTCGCTTTCACCCCCCTGCCCGACCAGAATTTCGGGGGTGGATGCAGCGCGATCGGCAGCGTCAAACTGCTCGACATCGGCGTGCCGACCTCGGGCCTTGGCGCCATGACCTGCAATCTTGCTGCCAATTTCGCCGCCTGGTCGCGCTATGCCGTGCAACCCGCCGCCCGGCTGATCCTGGGCGCGGAGATCGAGAAGATCGAGACATTCGGCACCTATAATTGCCGGCCGATCGCGGGCAGCGGCAAGCTCAGCGAACATGCCCACAGCAATGCGATCGATGTATCCGCCTTCGTCCTGAGCGACGGGCGGCGGATCAGCGTCGAGAAGGACTGGCATGGCGACAAGCGGACCCGCCAGTTTCTGGAAGTGGTCCATGCCAGCGCCTGCAAGCGGTTCAACACGGTGCTGTCGCCCGACTATAACGCCGCCCATCATGACCATTTCCATTTCGACATGGGCGGTCGCGGCGGCTTTTGCCGCTGA
- a CDS encoding phosphoserine transaminase: MTDLTAVDATIAPVAKPANRPARPFFSSGPCAKPPGWDAAKLATQSLGRSHRAKIGKTRLAYSIDLMRELLNLPDTHRIGIVPGSDTGAFEMAMWTMLGARPVTTLAWESFGEGWVTDAAKQLKLDPTVIRADYGQLPDLGTVDFSNDVLFTWNGTTSGVRVPNADWIPADREGLTFADATSAVFAYEIDWTKIDVATFSWQKVLGGEGGHGVLILGPRAVERLENYTPAWPLPKVFRLMAKGKLAEGVFKGETINTPSMLAVEDAIFALEWGKSLGGLNGLIARSNANAAALGKIVAERDWLGHLAIDEASRSTTSVCLTVEGADEAFIKAFAGLLEKEGAAYDVAGYRDAPAGLRIWCGATVETADIEALGPWLDWAYAEIKAAA; this comes from the coding sequence ATGACTGATCTGACTGCCGTTGACGCCACCATTGCGCCTGTCGCAAAGCCTGCCAACCGTCCGGCTCGCCCCTTTTTCTCTTCCGGTCCCTGCGCCAAGCCTCCGGGCTGGGATGCCGCCAAGCTGGCCACGCAGTCGCTCGGCCGTTCGCACCGCGCCAAGATCGGCAAGACCCGCCTCGCCTACAGCATCGACCTGATGCGCGAGCTGCTGAACCTGCCCGACACCCACCGCATTGGCATCGTGCCGGGTAGCGACACCGGTGCCTTCGAAATGGCGATGTGGACCATGCTGGGCGCCCGCCCGGTGACGACGCTCGCCTGGGAAAGCTTCGGCGAAGGCTGGGTGACGGACGCCGCCAAGCAGCTGAAGCTCGATCCCACCGTGATCCGCGCCGACTATGGCCAGTTGCCCGACCTTGGCACCGTAGACTTCTCGAACGACGTGCTCTTCACCTGGAACGGCACCACCTCGGGCGTGCGCGTGCCGAACGCCGACTGGATCCCGGCCGACCGCGAGGGCCTGACCTTCGCCGATGCCACCAGCGCGGTCTTCGCCTATGAGATCGACTGGACCAAGATCGACGTCGCCACCTTCTCCTGGCAGAAGGTGCTGGGCGGCGAGGGCGGCCATGGCGTGCTGATCCTCGGCCCCCGCGCGGTCGAGCGCCTGGAAAATTACACCCCCGCATGGCCACTGCCCAAGGTGTTCCGCCTGATGGCGAAGGGCAAGCTCGCCGAAGGCGTGTTCAAGGGCGAAACCATCAACACCCCTTCCATGCTGGCCGTGGAAGACGCGATCTTCGCGCTGGAATGGGGCAAGTCGCTGGGCGGCCTCAATGGCCTGATCGCACGCAGCAACGCCAATGCGGCGGCGCTGGGCAAGATCGTCGCCGAACGCGATTGGCTCGGCCATCTTGCCATCGACGAAGCCTCGCGCTCGACCACCAGCGTCTGCCTGACCGTCGAGGGTGCCGACGAAGCCTTCATCAAGGCCTTCGCCGGCCTGCTCGAGAAGGAAGGCGCGGCCTATGACGTCGCGGGCTATCGCGACGCCCCGGCGGGCCTGCGCATCTGGTGCGGCGCCACGGTCGAGACCGCCGATATCGAGGCGCTCGGTCCTTGGCTCGACTGGGCATATGCTGAGATCAAGGCTGCCGCTTAA
- a CDS encoding threonine-phosphate decarboxylase, which translates to MTTRWTWHGGGVAAASALFGGAPESWLDLSTGINPHAWPGAAEQAIDWRALPDEQGLRALEQGAADHFGVAADHVCALPGTEVGLRLVGALLDGSVRHASPAYRTHGVMVPGAAPVDLDHLDEADGQTLILANPNNPDGRIHGVADLLALLDRRGSDGWLVVDEAFADGHPGISLASVIADDRRLMLLRSFGKFFGLAGLRLGFLVAPRAIIARVRDRLGAWPVSAAAIAIGTAAYRDTVWIAAMREQLQREAQALDALLLGHGYQPIGQSPLFRLIETPHAMALFERLAGQAILTRPFEAQPRWLRIGLPADAMGLARLERALRHG; encoded by the coding sequence ATGACGACGCGCTGGACCTGGCATGGCGGCGGCGTGGCGGCGGCGAGCGCGCTTTTCGGTGGCGCGCCCGAAAGCTGGCTCGACTTATCCACAGGCATCAATCCCCATGCCTGGCCCGGCGCTGCCGAGCAGGCGATCGACTGGCGCGCCTTGCCCGACGAGCAGGGACTGCGCGCGCTCGAACAGGGGGCGGCCGATCATTTCGGCGTCGCGGCCGATCATGTCTGCGCGCTGCCGGGGACGGAGGTTGGCCTGCGCCTTGTTGGCGCATTGCTTGACGGTTCGGTCCGCCATGCCAGCCCGGCCTATCGCACCCATGGCGTCATGGTGCCCGGCGCCGCGCCGGTCGATCTCGACCATCTGGACGAGGCCGACGGGCAGACGCTGATCCTCGCCAACCCCAATAATCCCGACGGGCGCATCCATGGCGTGGCCGACCTGCTCGCCCTGCTCGACCGGCGCGGGTCGGATGGCTGGCTGGTGGTCGACGAGGCCTTTGCCGATGGCCATCCCGGCATCAGCCTGGCGTCGGTCATCGCCGATGATCGCCGGCTGATGCTGTTGCGCTCCTTCGGCAAGTTTTTCGGGCTTGCTGGCCTGCGCCTCGGCTTTCTGGTGGCGCCGCGCGCGATCATTGCGCGGGTGCGGGACAGGCTGGGTGCCTGGCCAGTGTCGGCCGCCGCCATCGCCATCGGTACGGCGGCCTATCGCGATACCGTTTGGATCGCCGCGATGCGCGAACAGCTCCAGCGCGAGGCGCAGGCGCTCGATGCGTTGCTGCTGGGCCACGGCTATCAGCCGATCGGCCAAAGCCCGCTCTTTCGTCTGATCGAAACGCCCCATGCCATGGCCCTGTTCGAGCGGCTGGCCGGGCAGGCGATCCTGACCCGGCCGTTCGAGGCCCAGCCGCGCTGGTTGCGCATCGGCCTGCCGGCAGACGCGATGGGCCTGGCCCGACTGGAACGGGCGCTGCGCCATGGCTGA